The region TGTATGCACAGTATCGATAACATGTTCTTATGACTGAAAACAGTTGCACCTTCACTATGTTCAACATTCAGTTTTAAATCCAAAATGTATGCACGCCTAACCCACAGTATATTCTGAACTATAACAGGCTTTTATGGCTTATGGACTTCAGGAGAAACGCATGAAAAACACAGACATGATTCTGAAGGTATACAACTATCAAAATCTTAATAATTATACTAACATTTGAAATGTTTGCATATATCTTACATTCTTGAAATATCTGTTGTCAGGCTGCATATAACGTGGGTGGGATTTCAGTAAATGCTCAAATTATTCAGAACTCAATTATTGGATGCCAATCCCATCGTCCTTCAGTGGTATGGTTTATACCTGCACAAAATTTCCCACCAATTATAGAAACACAGACACAATTCAGGAGGAAAAATGCTAACAAATTAATGGCACGCAGTGGGTACGGACACTATTTACTCCGCTGAAAAGATCGGCATCAGGGAGCTCCACACATCCATATGCTCTTCATCCTCCAGAGCCACTTGCCCATTTTGCTCTTTCCACTGGAGCATTTTCAGATCCACCTGTAAGCTGTACATATTGGCTAACATTTTAACTGCAAGGTGATCACATCATTCTCACCGTAAAAAAGTTCTGCAGGTGAGACTGTACACTGCCAAGAAGGTGAATCATCAAATGGATCAAGCCAGGAGTGAGTTCATTCAAGCAAGTGTCATCGTCAGAAAGCAAACAATCTTTCTACCTAAAGTCCTCCATCATTATGCGAAAGATGCTGTTCTCGAGTTGCCTGATTTGGTTGAGATGGTATGTGAGAGCATGCCTGAAGCTCAACAAAAGGAAATCAGACAATGCCTTAGAAGGAGGATAGAGAAGTGTGTTGAGTGGATCCCCTTCAAATCATCTTTCAGATATACTATACATAGGAGTTTGGCTGAGTAGGCTCTgttctccccccccccccccccccccccccactttCCCCAATTGTGCTTGTAAGTAATGAACGAATAACAAATGATTGGTGTATATGTGTAGTGTAAATAGGTGATTGTGATAGTTTCCAAGGATAGGAATGCTGTATTTTAATGTTTCCCCCTTAATGCTGTAGTGGTACAACTCACTTGGGCATTTCAGTTGAGAAGAGCATGCCAACAGGAAAATTCATATGCTTTGCATTTGCTTTCTCTTCTGCGAATTGATACAAAGTTATGCATTAATTAAGACCAAAGAAGCAATCTTGAACTCTTGAACTTGACATTCCAGCAAACACCCACTAAAGAAAAATGCCTTGAATTCTCGATATCCAAAATGCCAAGAAAGACAGCCCAATGctacaaaaggaaaaacattCACCTGAAAAACAAACATGCTACATGGGAACTGAAGAGATGATGGGTGCCTAAACTGCCGCAAGCAAACCAAATTTCATGGCAAACTTCTTTTGGTTACAGTCAAGCATCTCACTGAGGCTACACCTTGAGTTTGTCTGCTTGAGCACCTTGTGGCGGTACTCCAGGCTCCTCTTGAGGCCATGGCGAAAGTACTGGGGGTAATCCACCACCTCACCCATGTCCCTCCCCATTTCTTCAACAAGGAACTTCATCCTGGGCTCCAGGCAATGCTTAACACTCTTGATGAGAACAGGAGGGTATCCAGCCACCAATGCCATGACCTGATCCTTGCTGAAACCGCAGCTCTGTAAGAATGCCAAATTGGGCCGCAGAATCTTATCAACATCTCGTGACAAAATGTCAGGAAAACTCATGATCACCCTCTGAAGATTTGACCCCTGAAGTCCAACTGCCGACTTGAGGAACTCAGCAGTAGGACGAAGGCGCTTGTCGACGCTGTAACCCATGATGTAGGGCTCCTTTGCCATGATCTTGCCGATCATGCCTTCCTTATCAATGCCAAGGCCGACGAGGAAGTCGACCGTCTGCGAGAACTTGGCCTCAATGCTGTAGCTGATGAGGCGCGGGTTGACCATGAGCAGCTTGGCGAGCTGCTTCTCGGAGATGCCAAGCGTCTGGAAGAAGGCGAGGAGAGGGCAGAGCTTCTCCTCCACGCTGTGGAACAGTATCTGGGGGAACTTGACAATGGCCTGCGCGACCTCCCCGGGCTTGGCCTGCAGCGTGGTGAGGCACTGCACCGTCGGGACGAGCTTGTCGTCGACGGACAGGGTGAGCACCTTGGGGCACTTGGTGACCACGTGCCGGAGCTTCCGCCGCTCGATCTTGACGACGCTGAGGAGGTACTCCCAGACCCCGgaggcctcgccggcgtcaaGGGCGTGCAAGTTCTTGCACCGTCTCGACATGCGCCCGACGGCGTCCTCGTCGAACCCTTTCTCCCTCAGCCACTGCGCCAAGCTCCCTCCATTGCCGGTCCCACCACTCGCCATTGAACTGCAAACGGGTCACCACCAATTCAATCAAGAAAGAGTCCGGTGGGGCATTTCATCGAACAGGAACGGTGCAGTCGTGCAGGTcaccaacaaaaaagaaaaaaaaacagaaattatCCGAGCGAACTTGCGCGCGCGAGAGAGAACGGAAGGGAGACGGAGGATCAAGATTGGAACTCACCTTGTTGATCCAGAACCAAGAACTGGTAGCGCGgccgggggaggaggaaggaggaaggcGAGGTCGCGAGGAGGATAAGAGAAGAAGACGAGGAGCGAGTGCGTTAAAACGGCTTATCTTTATCCTCCTGCTTGATTACGCCTAGCTATCTTGGGCCGAGACAAGGCCCATGGGCTCAGATCGACCAGCAAGATTACGTTCAGCTATCTTGGGCCGACACAAGGCCCGCTAGCTCAGATCGAGAAAATATATGCTATCTTCGGCAGCCTTCCCCAGCTATATTCACATCTTTCCGAGTTGCTAAAcggtattattttattaaaaaaattatatactaagTAGCTTTAACAAT is a window of Oryza brachyantha chromosome 8, ObraRS2, whole genome shotgun sequence DNA encoding:
- the LOC102713484 gene encoding transcription termination factor MTERF6, chloroplastic/mitochondrial encodes the protein MASGGTGNGGSLAQWLREKGFDEDAVGRMSRRCKNLHALDAGEASGVWEYLLSVVKIERRKLRHVVTKCPKVLTLSVDDKLVPTVQCLTTLQAKPGEVAQAIVKFPQILFHSVEEKLCPLLAFFQTLGISEKQLAKLLMVNPRLISYSIEAKFSQTVDFLVGLGIDKEGMIGKIMAKEPYIMGYSVDKRLRPTAEFLKSAVGLQGSNLQRVIMSFPDILSRDVDKILRPNLAFLQSCGFSKDQVMALVAGYPPVLIKSVKHCLEPRMKFLVEEMGRDMGEVVDYPQYFRHGLKRSLEYRHKVLKQTNSRCSLSEMLDCNQKKFAMKFGLLAAV